Within Labilithrix sp., the genomic segment GTCATGGGCCGGTCTTTCTTCAAGGCCCGTGCCGCACGAAATTCGGGCCCGAGCGTCACCAACGTGACGCTGCGCATTCCCCCACGTAGGATGAGGGATATGAACGTCCGTCGCGCGCTTCCGCTTTCCGCTTCCGTTCTCGTCCTTACCCTCGGATCGCTCTCGCTGGGCGCGTGCGGCGAAGACGATCCCGACGTCGTCTACGTCACGCAAGAAGCCGGGACCGATGGGGGTCGGCGCGAGGGCGGCGTCGTCATCCTCGACGACGCGGGAGAAGACCCGGTGCCCACGGTGTGTCAGCCGCAGACGCCGCCGGCGCGTCCGTTCATCACGCCGCCGCCGTTCCAGAACCGCTGCTCGCTCGCGACGATCGACGCCATCTTCAAGGGCTGCCGCGCGCAGGGCGCCTCGAACGCCGCGTGCCAGAGCGCGCTCGATCAGGCCTCCGACGACTGCTTCGACTGCCTCTTCAACGCCGCAGGCGCGAACCCGAACGCCGCGCTCGTCCAGTACGACGGCCGCGTGCCGTACATCTCCAGCCTCGGTACGTGCCTCACGGCCGTGCGCGGCGACACCGATCCGAGCGGCTGCGCCGTCGCGATCGGCGAGCTCGACACGTGCACGAAGCTCGCGTGCGTCGGCCCCTGCCGCGAGGGTACGCAGGAGGAGGAGGTCAACTGCGAGATCCTGGCGGCGCAGAGCGTCTGCTACAGCACCGCGAGCCGTAAGGTCTTCTCCGAGGAGTGCCAGAAGGAGATCGACGACGGGAAGTTCGACGCCTGCATCGGCGCGGGCATCACGAACGACCAGTTCGAGGAGAAGGTCATGCGCATCTCGTGCGGCCCGAACCCCGACGGCGGCGGAGGCCCGATCGTGCACGACGCCGGGAGCGACGCGGACGCCGAGACGGACGCAGACATCGAGCCGTGAGGCACCATCGCGCGGGTAGGACGCTGCTCGCGATCACCGCCGCTTCGCTGCTCGCCAACGCGGGCGCGTGCTCGAGCGACGCCGAACGCACCGACGACGACGGTGGCGTCACCGTCGTCCCGCGTCCGGACGTCGAGGTCGCGGGCTTCTGCGAGCCGATCGCTCCGCCGCCGATCACGTTCGTGCCGCCGCCCGCCTACCAGGCGAAGTGCACCGACGCGGAGCTCGAGCGCGTCTTGAACGACTGCGTCTTCGAGAACGCGACCGAGCAGAAATGCGAGGAGACGTTCAACGGCCTGCGCGCGTGCTTCGACTGCATGTTCGGGACGTTCCAGTCGAACCCTGCCCATCCGCTCGTCCTCTATGCCGAAGAGAGCGGACCACGCCCGAGCTCCGCCACGTGCATGAGCAACATCTCCGGCGACACCGATCCGAACGGGTGCGCCGTCGCCTTCGGCCAGGTCGAGACGTGCGCGTTCACCGCCTGCACCGCGTCGTGCCTCGGCGCCACCGACGAACAGAGACAGGCCTGCTACGAGGCGGCGATCGGCTCCGTTTGCACCGCGGGGCTCGAGAGGTTCGACAGCCCCGAGTGCGAGCGCGCCTACACGAGCAAGGCCTACGGGCCCTGCATCACCGGTGAGGACCCGAACGCGAGCGACGGGACGCTGCTGACGAACCTCGAATACTTCATGCTCGTCAGCAAGCTCGCGTGCGGGACGGCGCCGGTGGTGCCCGACGCCGGCGCGCCCGACGCGCCCGACGCCGATTCGTCCGACGCGGACGCCGACGCGCCTTAGCCGACGGAGCGCTCGAGCGCGACGGCGACGACCTCGCCGCTCGCGGTCGGGCGGCCGTGGAAGAGGACCGCTCCGCCAGCGGAGACGCGCGCCTTCTCGTCGAGCGGGAGCGAGAGGCGAACGACGTCGCCGACCTGGAGCTTCATGATCGCGTCGAGCGAGAGGCGCACCTTGCCGAGCTCGGCGACGACGTCGAGCTCGACGTCCGTCATCGCCGCTTCGATGCCGGGGTCGACGCGCGCCGGATCCGCCGACGGCTCGTCGGTGCGGATGCACCCGAGCGGGAGCGCGATCGAGACGCGGCCGCCGCCTTCGAGCACGAGCGCGACGACGACCGCGGCGCCGGCGTCGATCTCCTTGCTCGCGCACGGCTCCAGCGTGAGGCCGAGGCGCGCGGCGAGCGCGTCGGCGAACGCGCGGAGGACGCCGACGGAGACGCGGGAAGCGAGCGCGTTCTGCGCCGAGGTGAGCTTCGCCGACGGGAGCGTGGTCGCGCTGCCGCCGCCGAGCACGCCGTCGAGGACGCGGGCGAGCGCGGCTTCGTCGAAGAGCACGAGGCCGCGCGTGCTCGAGGACTTCTCGTTGAAGGCGGCGGTGTAGACGATCGATCCATCCGCCGCGAGATCGGCGAAGCTGGTGCAGCGCGTGGGGTCCACCGTGATGCTCACGCGCTTCCGCGCGAGGAACGGGAGCGCGCGCCGGAGCGCGGTCGCGAGCTCGGGGCCGGCCTCGGCCGCTCGGGCGCACGCGGCGCGGCCGCGGCCGCCGGGCTGGGCGAGCGTCTTGATCTGCGGATCCGTCGTGCTCATTGAATGACGAAGTCGGTGATGAGGATCTTCTTGGCCGACTCGGCGCCGACCTCGTGGCACTGCTCGAGGAGCTCCTTGCGGAGCCTGTCGTAGTGCGCGGGATCGGAGATGTCCTCGTAGGTCGTCTTGCGGAGGTGGGTGAGGACCGCGTCGCGGATGCGCGGCATGAAGGCCTTCGGGTCGTCGTGCGCCGCCGCCTTGGCGTCGAACTCGACCGCGACGGTCATCTTCATCGGGTGTGGCTTCTTGCTCGCGTCGAACACGCTGAGGAGGAACGGCTCGAGCGAGACGGTCGGGCCGGGCGGATGCAATTCATGTTTGCCCTTTCCACCGCTTTCAGCTTCTTCTTTCTCTTTCACGATGACGATCGCGTTCTGCGCCTTCGCGTAGCGAGTGCCGCCGTAGGAGGCGCCGGCGGCGAGGAGCGCCGGGATGACGAGCTTCAAGACGCCGCCCACCGCGGACGGCTTCTTCGACGCGGGCGGAGCGGCGTCGGCCGGCTTCGCCTCTTCGGTCTTCTTGGTTTCTTCGCTCATGGTGGCGCCAAGATCACTGCTTGATCATCATGAGCTCTTGCAGCATCTGATCCGCGGTCGTGATCGTCTTGCTGTTCGCCTGGAACGCGCGCTGATGGGCGATGAGGTCGACGAACTGCTCCGCGATGTCGACGTTCGACTGCTCGAGCGCGCCGGAGACGAGCGCGCCGCGGCCCCCCTCCCCCGCCGCCCCGAGCGCGGCCTCGCCGGAGGCGCGCGTCGCGGTCCACACGTTGGAGCCCGCCTTCGCGAGGCCGTCGTTGGAGCGGAACTTCGCGATCGCGAGCTTGCCCGCGGCGACCGTCTGGCCGTTCGAGTACACGCCGCTGACGACGCCGTCGGAGTCGATCTTCACGCCCGAAAGGTCACCCGACGCATAGCCGTCCTGCGACTGCGCGCTGATCGCGCTGTTCGAGCCGAACTGCGTCGTGCCGCCGAGGCCGGTGCCGCCCGCCGCGATCGGCTGGCCGAAGTCGACCGAGATCGCCTGGTTCGCCTTCGCGCCGGTGAAGCTCGCCGAGATCGGCGTGGCCCACTGCACGTCCTGGAGAGCGCCCGACGGGTTGAAGGTGAGCGTGCCGGTGCCGATCTCGACGTTCTGCCCCGGCGCGCCGCCGGCGAGCTCGTCGCCCTTCGCGAGGACGTGGACCTCCCACTCGCCGGGGTTCGTGCCCTTGCGGAAGTGGACGTCGACCGCGTGCGCCTGGCCGAGCGAGTCGTAGACCGTCATCGAGGTCGAGAGGTTCGAGGTGTCGCCGGGGCTCTGCGCGTCGAACGCGGCGCCGGGGGCGGTCGCGCCGGCGTCGAGGTTCGCGGTGAGGGTCATCGCTCCCGTCGGGCGCGGCGGGAGCTGCGCGGTCGAGAGCTGGAGCGTGCCGACGCTCGA encodes:
- a CDS encoding flagellar basal body-associated FliL family protein: MSEETKKTEEAKPADAAPPASKKPSAVGGVLKLVIPALLAAGASYGGTRYAKAQNAIVIVKEKEEAESGGKGKHELHPPGPTVSLEPFLLSVFDASKKPHPMKMTVAVEFDAKAAAHDDPKAFMPRIRDAVLTHLRKTTYEDISDPAHYDRLRKELLEQCHEVGAESAKKILITDFVIQ
- a CDS encoding FliM/FliN family flagellar motor switch protein; this translates as MSTTDPQIKTLAQPGGRGRAACARAAEAGPELATALRRALPFLARKRVSITVDPTRCTSFADLAADGSIVYTAAFNEKSSSTRGLVLFDEAALARVLDGVLGGGSATTLPSAKLTSAQNALASRVSVGVLRAFADALAARLGLTLEPCASKEIDAGAAVVVALVLEGGGRVSIALPLGCIRTDEPSADPARVDPGIEAAMTDVELDVVAELGKVRLSLDAIMKLQVGDVVRLSLPLDEKARVSAGGAVLFHGRPTASGEVVAVALERSVG
- a CDS encoding flagellar hook protein FlgE — translated: MSITKAMYSGVSGLVAESDTLSIVGENVANTNTIGFKKSRATFESVLGGAVGAQQTGGGVRLGRAQQIFAQGALVSTGNATDLAISGDGFFVVQGTVNGVHGDFYTRAGQLTVNNEGKLVNMGGLAIQGYAANGDGTFTSSVGTLQLSTAQLPPRPTGAMTLTANLDAGATAPGAAFDAQSPGDTSNLSTSMTVYDSLGQAHAVDVHFRKGTNPGEWEVHVLAKGDELAGGAPGQNVEIGTGTLTFNPSGALQDVQWATPISASFTGAKANQAISVDFGQPIAAGGTGLGGTTQFGSNSAISAQSQDGYASGDLSGVKIDSDGVVSGVYSNGQTVAAGKLAIAKFRSNDGLAKAGSNVWTATRASGEAALGAAGEGGRGALVSGALEQSNVDIAEQFVDLIAHQRAFQANSKTITTADQMLQELMMIKQ